The following proteins are co-located in the Paenibacillus sp. FSL H8-0079 genome:
- a CDS encoding response regulator transcription factor has product MNRLCKVLIVDDEFLVRQGIKHHMNWEAEGFIIVGEASNGEEGLQQVSLLKPDIVITDIVMPVMDGETFVRTLKASNPQIEVIVLSSFSEFEYVRSTLQHGAADYILKPKLDTNELLQVLQRTAGKIPELQFEPSHDGWRLGQLMEKMLSGFTLDEDSEMPMLRDTFPHESFRLLVYRPMDADGNPLKLDQEQIESRLRSDLPEVECAMVPAEGTLPVMLLNVDPARDEWMVERIRQLASENAAGQGNPGWVLSDSFTSFEQMGIVYRERLIKLMEYRFYYKDRPILVYGELPPMHPAGYQFNVNMFLQHVKRNRVEAAREYLQDHATTLGRDYIADVFEIKSFLGNLIFNVTITLADMDVQSAGLEESKYTYFKNVDGASSLSEVMTVLDQFMMEVQECAVGTGGKRSDPNMKMLLDYMHEHFDQPLGLTEVAKHFHFNPSYLSSYFSSHKKEGFNEYLNKIRIEKAEELLRSDDVTISEISSMVGYSDHSYFCKVFKKFTGLSPSRYRRKFWA; this is encoded by the coding sequence ACAGCAGGTGAGTCTGTTAAAACCGGATATTGTGATTACCGACATTGTCATGCCTGTCATGGATGGCGAGACTTTTGTCCGTACACTAAAAGCCAGTAATCCGCAGATTGAAGTGATTGTACTTAGCAGCTTCAGTGAATTCGAATATGTACGTTCAACGCTTCAGCACGGGGCAGCAGATTATATTTTGAAACCGAAGCTGGATACGAATGAATTATTACAGGTCCTTCAACGCACAGCAGGTAAAATTCCGGAGCTACAGTTTGAGCCGTCGCATGATGGCTGGAGACTCGGTCAACTGATGGAGAAGATGCTGTCCGGATTTACACTGGACGAAGACAGCGAGATGCCGATGCTTCGAGACACCTTTCCGCACGAATCTTTTCGCTTGTTAGTGTATAGACCGATGGACGCTGACGGGAATCCACTGAAGCTGGATCAGGAACAGATCGAATCCAGGCTCCGCAGTGATCTGCCTGAAGTGGAATGTGCAATGGTTCCGGCAGAGGGCACACTGCCCGTCATGCTTCTCAATGTCGATCCTGCGCGAGATGAATGGATGGTTGAACGGATCAGACAGCTAGCTAGTGAAAATGCAGCGGGACAAGGTAATCCTGGATGGGTGCTGAGTGACAGCTTTACTTCATTTGAACAGATGGGTATCGTATACCGTGAACGCCTGATCAAGCTAATGGAGTATCGCTTCTATTATAAGGATCGACCAATCTTGGTGTATGGTGAACTTCCGCCGATGCATCCGGCAGGTTATCAGTTCAATGTGAATATGTTTTTGCAGCATGTGAAGCGTAACCGGGTTGAAGCGGCAAGAGAGTACTTGCAGGATCACGCGACAACCCTTGGACGGGATTATATTGCGGATGTGTTTGAGATCAAGTCCTTCCTCGGTAACCTGATCTTCAACGTAACGATTACCCTCGCGGATATGGATGTTCAGTCTGCAGGCCTTGAAGAGAGCAAATATACGTATTTTAAAAATGTGGATGGGGCTTCAAGTCTGTCTGAAGTCATGACCGTGCTTGATCAATTCATGATGGAAGTTCAGGAGTGTGCTGTCGGTACAGGTGGAAAACGAAGTGATCCGAATATGAAGATGCTGCTGGATTACATGCATGAGCATTTTGATCAGCCGCTTGGGCTAACTGAAGTAGCCAAGCACTTTCATTTTAATCCATCGTACTTATCCAGCTATTTCTCATCTCACAAAAAAGAAGGATTCAATGAATATTTGAATAAAATTCGGATTGAAAAAGCCGAGGAACTGCTCCGATCCGATGATGTAACGATCTCGGAGATTAGCAGCATGGTAGGGTATTCCGATCATAGTTACTTTTGCAAAGTGTTCAAAAAATTCACCGGACTATCACCAAGCCGATACCGGCGCAAATTCTGGGCATAA